In Aeromicrobium sp. A1-2, the DNA window TCCCGGGCCAGCTCGGCGAAGCACTCCTTGGCATGGGCGCAGCGCGAGGCACCGAGGCATTCCCGGTGGTTGACGCTGACCTGGCGCCAGGCCCGTTCGGTGTGCGACGGGGCGGAGTCGCGGTCGGCGATCTGGCGAGACACGGACTGTTCCTCGGCCCACTCACGCAGCTCGAGGACCTCGGCTCCCAGCGAGCCCTCGGGCACGTCGACCAACGTGCCCTGGTCGTCCGGGGCGCCCTCGCGCACGCGGTGCAGGCAGGCGTAGTTGCCACGCCCCTTGACCACGGCGTGATGCGGCACCACGTCGAGGGTCGCCTTCGCGGCGTCCTTGAGCGCGGGAATGTCGCGCTCGACGAGCTGATGCTGCAGGTTGAGCGTCGCCGTGGCGACCACGACCCGCTTGCCGTGCAGCAGGCTCGGCACGAGATAGCCGAGCGACTTGCCGGTGCCTGTGCCGGCCTGGACCAGCAGGTGCTGACCGCTCTCGAGGGCGTGCTGGACGGCCTCGGCCATCTGAATCTGGCCCGGGCGGTCCTCTCCCCCGACGGCCTCCACGGCGGCATGCAGGACTGCGCGGACGTCAGGCTCGGAAGGCATGGCGCAAGGCTAGTCGCGGCACGGCTGGTCTCCCGACGTGCGTCCACAACCCACCCGGCGCCGAGCGACGGACCACGTCAGACGGCGTAGGGCTCGAGCTCGCTGGCGAGCTGACCGTGGACCCGCGCAACCACGTGGGTGCCGTCGGACTCGTGGTCGAGCGACTCGATCTCGCCCTGCGTGTGGATCTGGTTGAGCAGGTCTCCGCGGGCGTACGGCAGCACGACGTCGACCAGGCTCGCGGGCTGCGGCAGGTCGGCCTCGATCGCGCTGAGCAGCTCGTCGATGCCCTCGCCGGTGCGGGCGCTGACCACGACGGCATGCGGCTCGCGGGCCAGCAGGGACTTCAGCACCAGCGGATCGGCGGCATCGGCCTTGTTGATGACGATGATCTCGGGCACGTCGAGCGCGTCGACGTCGGCCAGCACGGCACGGACGGCTGCGATCTGGCCCTCGGGGTCGGGATGAGACCCGTCGACGACGTGCAGGATCAGGTCGGACTCGGCGATCTCCTCCAGCGTGGAGCGGAACGCCTCGACGAGCTGGTGCGGAAGGTTGCGGACCAGCCCCACGGTGTCGGACATCGTGTAGACCCGGCCGTCCGAGGTCTGGGTGCGGCGCGTGGTCGGGTCGAGGGTCGCGAACAGCGCGTCCTCGACCAGGACACCTGCGTCGGTCAGCCGGTTGAGCAGGCTGGACTTGCCGGCGTTGGTGTAGCCCGCGATCGACACCGACGGGATGTCGTGGCGCCGCCGGTTGGCCTTCTTGGTCCCCCGAGCTTTGCCGAGGTCCTTGAGCTCGCGACGAAGCTTGGTCATCTTCATCTGGATGCGACGGCGATCCGTCTCGAGCTTGGTCTCGCCGGGTCCACGACCACCGATCCCCTCGCCGCCGGCGGCCTGTCCACCGGCCTGGCGGGACAGGTTGCCGCCCCAGCCGCGTAGGCGTTGCGTCTGGTATTGCAGCTGGGCGAGCTCGACCTGCGCCTTGCCCTCCTTGGACTTGGCGTGCTGGGCAAAGATGTCCAGGATCAGCGCGGTGCGGTCGACGACCTTGACCTTGCAGCGGTCTTCGAGGTTGCGCAGCTGGCTGGGTGCAAGCGCTCCGTCACAGATGATCGTGTCGGCGCCGGTCGCCTCGACCGCGGCGCGGAGGTCCTCGACCTTGCCGCTCCCGATGTAGGTCGCGGGATCGGGCTTCTGACGCCGCTGGATCAGCGCATCGAGGACCTCGGAGCCTGCGGTCTCGGCGAGCAGCTTGAGCTCGGCCATCGAGTTGTCGGCATCCTCGGCGGTGCCCTCGGTCCACACACCGACCAGGACGACCCGCTCGAGCCGTAGCTTGCGGTACTCGACCTCGGTGATGTCCTCGAGCTCGGTCCGAAGACTCGCGACGCGTCTGAGCGAGTTGCGCTCTTCCAGTTCGAGGCCCTCGGTGTTGCCGTGGCCGGTGTCCGTCGGGTCCGTGCCCGCGTCCGTCGAGCCGGTCGAAGCATCCTCGTTCATCGGGTCTGTTCCCGCGTCTGTCGAGCCGGTCGAAGCGTCTGTCATGCGATCCATTCCATGTCGCCACGTGCGACGATCTCGGCGGGGCCAGTCAGGATGAGGTGGTCGTCGGCGCGCCAGGTCACGTGGACCGTGCCGCCGGGTACGTCGACTCGATAGGTGGTGGGGCGGATCGCCCCGTCGGCGACGGCCGCGGCAACCGCAACGGCGCACGCGCCAGTGCCGCAGGAACGGGTCTCCCCGGATCCACGCTCGTGGACCCGCATCGAGACGTGCTCGGCGGCTTCGCGGACGACGAACTCGATGTTGACGCCGTCCGGATAGACGGTGTGGTCGAAGTCCGGCTGGGTCAACAGCGTGCCGGCATCGCTGAGGCGTTCGACGAAGGCGATGGCGTGCGGGTTGCCGGTGCGTACGTCCTGGGCTTCCCAGGTGCGACCGTCGGCGCCGACCTTGGACACGCCCCGTACCTCGGGGGTGCCCATGTCGACCGAGATCGCGTCACCCAGCGCCGCTCCTTGCGCACGTGGAATCGTGATCGTCTTGTCACCGTCGCGGGTGCCGATCACGATAGGGCCGGACGCGTCGGCAAGCCCCTCCTGCACGAGGTGCAGTGCGAAGACCCGGATGCCGTTGCCGCACATCTCGCTGACCGATCCATCCGCGTTGCGGTAGTCCATGAACCACTCGCCGTCGGACTGCCGGCCGAGCGCGGCCGAGCGGATGACACGCATGATGCCGTCGGCGCCGATGCCCCGGCGTCGGTGGCACACAGCCGCCACGAAGCTATCGTCCAGATCGCCGTGGATCGTGCCGTCATGGTCCGGGAGCAGCACGAAATCGTTCTCGGTGCCGTGTCCCTTGAGCCATGCAAATGCCATACCCACGAGTCTACCGGTGGCGTCCTTGCTCACCGGTAGACGAGCTCACGGAGCAGAGATGAGCTCGAGGGCCGATCCCACCAGGTCTGCGGAGTCGTACGGCAACCAGTGGATGCGTGGGTCCTTGCGAAACAGCCGGTCCTGCCGGCGGGCGAACTTGCGCGTGCCCACGACTGTCGCGGTCCGGGCCTCGTCCTCGGTCGTCTCGTCGCGCAGAAAGGCCAGGATCTGCTGGTACCCCAGCGCCCGGCTCGCCGTCAGTCCGTCCTCGAGGCCGTCCTCTCGCAGTGCACCCACCTCCTGCACGAATCCGTCGGCCCACATCTGGTCGACGCGCGCGGCAAGACGTCCGTCGAGCACGTCCCGTGGCACGTCCAGCCCGAGCATCACCAGGCTGTCGAAGACCGACTCGTGGGCCGGCATCGTCGCGGTGAACGGTCTGCCCGTGAGCTCGATGACCTCCAGGGCGCGAACGATGCGCCGATCGTTGGTCGGCAGGATCTGCGCCGCCGCGGCGGGGTCGCGGTCGGCCAATTCGGTGTGCAGGGCCGCGGGCCCGCGAGCAGCCAGCTCGGCGGCCCACCGGGCACGGACCACCGGATCCGTGCCCGGGAACTCGAGCCGATCCAGGATCGCCCGGACGTACAGCGCCGATCCGCCGACAACGATCGGCGTGACACCGCGGGCCAGGCAGTCCGCGATCGCCGCTCGTGCCCAGGTCTGGAACTCCGCGACGCTTGCCGTCTCGGTCACCCCGAGCACGTCGAACAGGTGATGGCGGATGCCCCCGCGTTCAGCTTCGGACGGCTTGGCGGTGCCGATGTCCATGCCGCGATAAAGCTGCATCGAGTCGGCGTTCACGATCTCGGCACCGATGCGTTGAGCCAGTGCGACCGCGAGCGAGGACTTCCCCGACGCGGTGGGACCGACCACGGTCACGATGCGATCGGTCACAGACACGCCGAAATTCTCGCAGTAGTGTGTTGAGCGAATGGGGGGCGGCTGCCTCCACACCTGCTATCTAGGAGCGAGACATGGGTTTCCTCGACAAGCTCAAGAAGAAGGCACCCGAGCTCAAGGACAAGGCTGCCGACCTCGCCGCGAGCCAGAACGACAAGATCGACAGCGGCATCGACAAGGCCGCCGATGCGATCAACAAGGCCACCAAGGGCAAGTTCGACGACAAGATCGACGGAGCGGCCGACAAGGCCAAGGACGGCATCGACAAGCTCGCCGATGATGACAAGTAGCTAGCGAAGCACCCAGTCGGCCACCCAGTAGCCGACGCCGAAGGGCGCCACGTCGACGCGCAGACGCGCGATGATGTTGGCGCCCTCGGTCATCTCCCCCAACGTCCTTAGTGCCGGCACACCCGCGGCCCACAGCTCGGCGCCCAGGTCGAGATCGAGCGCGAGCAGAGCCGAGGAGTCGCCCGTGCCCAGCGCCGTCGCGATCACCGCGTCATGTGTCTCGGCCCGGTTGTCGAGGAAGCCCGGCGCCGATGTCGACCGCTTTGCGCTGCCGTCGGCCATCACGAGCAGCGCGACCCGATCGCTCACGGCAGGCGTACCCGTCGAGTACGTCCGTGGCCCCTCCCACCCTGCGCGATCCAGCAGCCACGCCCCAACCGCGAGACTCAACGGGAGGTCGGTTCCGGGTCCACCGACGTGAAGGTCCACGCCGTACGCCGCGAAGGTGCCACCGGCCGTCTCGTCGCGATCGGCACCCGAGCCACCCGCGCCCAGCACGACGACACGGTCGGGTCGCGTATCGATCAGGGCTGCTACGGCCTCATCGCAGGCCTGTCGCACCTCGGTCAGCTCACCTGACGCGCCTGCCGCAACCTCGGGAATGATCATCGGCGGGTGGGGGCACACGGCTGCGGCAAGGATCACGGGTCAGAGGCTACCGGGGCGTGACACGATGGAGCGGTGTTCGAGTCTCGGGGGCTGCCCGACTACCCACCGCCACGCAATGCGTGGGAGTACCCGCCGCCACCGATCTCGCGCCGCTGGAAGTGGGTCGCGATCCTCGCCGGCCTCGCGGGGCTGGCCGGCGGCTCCTCACTGCTGGTCACCGCGATCGTTCTGGGCACCTCCGGAGCGCCGGGGATCATCGACGACGAGGACCTCATCCGGGTCATCGAGCGCGAGTGCCGGACCATGACCGAGTCGGTCGAGTCGACGCGACTGATCGGATCGCTCCCCCAGCAGGCGCGAGCGATCCAGCAGCAGAACCGCGCGGTCAGCCGCATGGTGTCCGCGATCGAACGCGGACGTGCGCAAGCCATCCGCGAGGACCGCCCGACCGAGCAGTGGCTGGCCGACTGGCGGGCGATCGTCGAGGCTCGCAACCGTTTCGTCCTCGAACTGGTCGAGAACGGAGCGGCGTCGTTCGACATGCCACTCGATCCCGACGGCGTCCCGGTCAACGTACGCATGGAGGACGCGTGGCTGGCGGAGTCGTCGTGCGACGTGCCGAGCGTGCTGGTCAGTCCCTATCCGGACGATTCTTCTGACGTCTGACGCGCGGCAGCCTTTTTTTCCTGCTTGAATGCTCGCACCTTGGCCAGCGACTCGGCGTCCACCACGTCGGCCACCGACCGATAGCCCTTGCGCCCGTAGTCGCCTACGACCGTCGTCCAGCCGGCCGGCTTCACCCCGAGCTGCTTGGCCACCAGGGCCGTGAAGATCTTGGCCTTCTGCTCGCCGAATCCGGGCAGTGCCCGCAGCCGCGTCATCAACTCCTTGCCGGTCCGGGCCTCGGACCAGATACGTGACGCGTCGCCGTCGTAGTCATCGACGACGACCCGGGCCAGAGCCTGCATGCGGCCGGCCATCGATCGGCCATAGCGGTGGACCGCCGGTGGCGTCGCGCACAGGTCGGCGAACGCCTCCGGCTCGGTATCGGCGATCGCGGCCGGATCGAGCGTGCCGAACCGGTCGAGCACCTTCGCAGGCCCGGCGAAGGCCCGTTCCATCGGAAACTGCTGGTCGAGCATCATGCCGATCAGCAGGGCGAACGGATCAGCGTTCAACACCTCGTCGGCGTGCGGGTCCTGAGCGATCTGGATGGCCATGTGGCCATCTTGCCACTCGGCTCCGGCCCGTCCCCACGACCAGTCCAGGCCGGTCGGAAGGCGTGTTCAGACTGCGCACGTCGGGGCGGGCGGAAGCGGTGCCGGGGCGCCCAGCGATGGCATCCCGAGGCCTACCG includes these proteins:
- the hflX gene encoding GTPase HflX, encoding MDRMTDASTGSTDAGTDPMNEDASTGSTDAGTDPTDTGHGNTEGLELEERNSLRRVASLRTELEDITEVEYRKLRLERVVLVGVWTEGTAEDADNSMAELKLLAETAGSEVLDALIQRRQKPDPATYIGSGKVEDLRAAVEATGADTIICDGALAPSQLRNLEDRCKVKVVDRTALILDIFAQHAKSKEGKAQVELAQLQYQTQRLRGWGGNLSRQAGGQAAGGEGIGGRGPGETKLETDRRRIQMKMTKLRRELKDLGKARGTKKANRRRHDIPSVSIAGYTNAGKSSLLNRLTDAGVLVEDALFATLDPTTRRTQTSDGRVYTMSDTVGLVRNLPHQLVEAFRSTLEEIAESDLILHVVDGSHPDPEGQIAAVRAVLADVDALDVPEIIVINKADAADPLVLKSLLAREPHAVVVSARTGEGIDELLSAIEADLPQPASLVDVVLPYARGDLLNQIHTQGEIESLDHESDGTHVVARVHGQLASELEPYAV
- the dapF gene encoding diaminopimelate epimerase; amino-acid sequence: MAFAWLKGHGTENDFVLLPDHDGTIHGDLDDSFVAAVCHRRRGIGADGIMRVIRSAALGRQSDGEWFMDYRNADGSVSEMCGNGIRVFALHLVQEGLADASGPIVIGTRDGDKTITIPRAQGAALGDAISVDMGTPEVRGVSKVGADGRTWEAQDVRTGNPHAIAFVERLSDAGTLLTQPDFDHTVYPDGVNIEFVVREAAEHVSMRVHERGSGETRSCGTGACAVAVAAAVADGAIRPTTYRVDVPGGTVHVTWRADDHLILTGPAEIVARGDMEWIA
- the miaA gene encoding tRNA (adenosine(37)-N6)-dimethylallyltransferase MiaA; its protein translation is MSVTDRIVTVVGPTASGKSSLAVALAQRIGAEIVNADSMQLYRGMDIGTAKPSEAERGGIRHHLFDVLGVTETASVAEFQTWARAAIADCLARGVTPIVVGGSALYVRAILDRLEFPGTDPVVRARWAAELAARGPAALHTELADRDPAAAAQILPTNDRRIVRALEVIELTGRPFTATMPAHESVFDSLVMLGLDVPRDVLDGRLAARVDQMWADGFVQEVGALREDGLEDGLTASRALGYQQILAFLRDETTEDEARTATVVGTRKFARRQDRLFRKDPRIHWLPYDSADLVGSALELISAP
- a CDS encoding antitoxin — encoded protein: MGFLDKLKKKAPELKDKAADLAASQNDKIDSGIDKAADAINKATKGKFDDKIDGAADKAKDGIDKLADDDK
- a CDS encoding HhH-GPD-type base excision DNA repair protein, producing the protein MAIQIAQDPHADEVLNADPFALLIGMMLDQQFPMERAFAGPAKVLDRFGTLDPAAIADTEPEAFADLCATPPAVHRYGRSMAGRMQALARVVVDDYDGDASRIWSEARTGKELMTRLRALPGFGEQKAKIFTALVAKQLGVKPAGWTTVVGDYGRKGYRSVADVVDAESLAKVRAFKQEKKAAARQTSEESSG